Below is a genomic region from Deltaproteobacteria bacterium.
TATCAGCAGGCCATAGGCCGTGCCAAAAGATGCCTCTCTATGGTCCGACAGGGTCTGCACCCTGTCAACACCGGCAGCACCGCACCACCTTTTCTGGGCAAAGGGCAGATCCATGCTCACGGTCAGTATGGCCACCTCATCTGACAGGCTGGCAGCCTCATTGTTGAACCGTCTGGTTTCCATGTCGCATACAGGGGTGTCAAGCGAGGGCACCGAGCAGATGATGCAGACCTTGCCGCGATAGCTGGAAAACTGCACCGGCTTGAGGTCATTGTCGAGCACCACAAAATCAGGGGCCTGGTCACCAACTTTTATCTCATTTCCCACCAGTGTCAGGGGATTTCCGCGCATGGTGATTATTCCTGGACGCTCTGTCATTTTTTCCATCCTTTCGGGTTCCTGGGTGGATATCAACTTGGGTTTGATTTGCGCTTTAGATCTTCTGTTTTTCGTGGTGACACAAAAATTACTCTAA
It encodes:
- the tpx gene encoding thiol peroxidase, yielding MTERPGIITMRGNPLTLVGNEIKVGDQAPDFVVLDNDLKPVQFSSYRGKVCIICSVPSLDTPVCDMETRRFNNEAASLSDEVAILTVSMDLPFAQKRWCGAAGVDRVQTLSDHREASFGTAYGLLIKELRLLARAVLVVDKQGKVTYVQLVKEIAEEPDYDAALQAARAAI